One SAR324 cluster bacterium genomic window carries:
- a CDS encoding class I SAM-dependent methyltransferase, giving the protein MSEENIATHWDPVGYDQNARFVSDLGKPVLQLLHPKAGEMVLDLGCGDGELTLKLIDAGCHVIAVDSSSAMVESSLAKSINARVMDGQHLEFEGVFDAVFSNAALHWMTQPREVIAGVKRALKPSGRFVAEMGGQGNVVSILAALTKARQHRGLAPVNPWYFPSVEEYRQLLEEVGFQVPVIQLIPRPTVLPGELRGWLETFAGLFLSTEGATREEMIAEVTEELAPTLCADSGKWTADYVRLRFMACKVDSVNPSNT; this is encoded by the coding sequence ATGAGTGAGGAAAACATCGCTACACATTGGGATCCAGTTGGGTATGACCAAAACGCAAGGTTCGTTAGTGATTTGGGAAAACCAGTATTGCAACTGCTGCATCCAAAGGCTGGAGAGATGGTACTCGACCTTGGCTGTGGAGATGGCGAGCTAACCCTGAAGTTGATAGATGCTGGTTGCCATGTCATAGCGGTCGATAGTAGCTCTGCGATGGTTGAATCCTCGCTGGCAAAAAGTATCAACGCCCGAGTGATGGATGGGCAACATTTGGAATTTGAAGGTGTTTTTGATGCGGTTTTCTCCAACGCAGCCCTACATTGGATGACTCAGCCTAGAGAAGTCATTGCAGGTGTAAAGCGAGCGTTGAAGCCTTCTGGTCGGTTTGTCGCAGAAATGGGAGGACAGGGGAATGTGGTTTCCATCTTGGCAGCGCTGACGAAGGCCCGTCAGCACAGAGGCTTGGCGCCTGTGAATCCCTGGTACTTTCCCAGCGTGGAGGAATATCGTCAGCTCCTGGAAGAAGTTGGCTTTCAGGTGCCAGTGATTCAGTTGATTCCCCGTCCAACGGTCTTGCCAGGAGAGCTTCGAGGCTGGTTGGAGACCTTTGCAGGTTTGTTTCTGAGTACGGAGGGAGCAACGCGTGAAGAGATGATTGCTGAGGTCACCGAGGAGTTGGCTCCCACCCTGTGTGCTGACTCTGGCAAATGGACGGCCGACTACGTGCGACTACGATTTATGGCGTGCAAAGTTGACTCAGTGAATCCTTCGAACACCTGA
- a CDS encoding cob(I)yrinic acid a,c-diamide adenosyltransferase, producing the protein MVRITKVYTRTGDTGETGLVGGTRLPKDHPRIEGFGTVDELNSCLGLVRSFNAQKPQSERRDKLELILQAIQQKLFDMGSELATLPGDEYPGQIKLEEADAAWLEEVIDAMNTELEPLKSFILPGGTPLNAFLHQSRTTCRRAERAVLCLHRVEPINPAILKYLNRLSDALFVFGRWVTAKLDETELLWQPGSTRPDWRWSTND; encoded by the coding sequence ATGGTTCGCATCACAAAAGTCTACACCCGTACCGGAGACACTGGCGAGACCGGACTCGTTGGCGGAACCCGTCTACCCAAAGATCACCCTCGAATCGAAGGTTTTGGCACTGTCGACGAACTGAACAGCTGCTTGGGGTTAGTTCGCAGTTTCAACGCTCAAAAGCCACAATCTGAGCGTCGAGACAAGCTCGAGTTGATCCTACAGGCAATCCAACAGAAGCTCTTCGACATGGGTTCCGAACTGGCCACACTGCCAGGTGACGAATACCCCGGACAGATCAAGCTGGAGGAAGCCGATGCTGCTTGGCTGGAAGAAGTGATTGATGCGATGAACACCGAGCTGGAACCCTTGAAGAGTTTTATCCTGCCGGGAGGAACGCCACTCAATGCCTTCCTGCATCAGTCTCGCACCACTTGTCGTCGGGCAGAGCGTGCAGTCCTATGTCTACACCGAGTTGAACCCATCAATCCAGCAATTCTGAAGTATCTCAACCGCCTCTCTGATGCCTTGTTCGTCTTTGGTCGCTGGGTCACAGCCAAGCTGGATGAAACCGAACTGCTCTGGCAACCTGGTAGCACTCGTCCTGACTGGCGCTGGTCAACTAACGACTGA
- a CDS encoding ATPase, T2SS/T4P/T4SS family, which translates to MSSTLNAQRKNVITIEDSVEYHLPCLTQVSVQPAQGLGFAEALLATLCQDPDVILVGEIQDEETAQIAFKAALTGQLVLATLHTNNILSCLQRLENLGVEWALIADTLLLVLSQRLVRSAVGGQLPVYELLHLDETLQNRLRRQLATDELLAPYPGLYFRLIAQTAEQMLHDHLVRKEELEPILPIDSESQQ; encoded by the coding sequence ATCAGCTCGACGCTTAACGCTCAACGCAAGAATGTGATCACGATTGAAGATTCGGTTGAGTATCATCTGCCATGCCTGACACAGGTTTCGGTGCAGCCTGCGCAGGGACTAGGGTTTGCAGAAGCACTGCTAGCAACCTTGTGTCAGGATCCAGACGTGATTCTGGTGGGAGAGATTCAGGATGAGGAAACGGCCCAGATTGCATTCAAGGCAGCGCTAACAGGTCAATTGGTACTAGCAACCCTGCACACGAACAATATACTCAGTTGCCTACAGCGTCTGGAAAATCTTGGTGTTGAGTGGGCGCTGATTGCAGATACCCTGCTACTGGTACTTTCCCAGCGCTTGGTTCGGTCTGCAGTCGGAGGTCAGCTGCCAGTCTATGAACTGCTCCATCTAGATGAGACCCTCCAGAATCGCCTGCGACGTCAGCTTGCTACGGATGAACTGTTGGCTCCCTATCCAGGACTGTACTTCCGCTTGATTGCCCAGACTGCTGAACAGATGCTGCATGACCACTTGGTCCGGAAGGAAGAGTTGGAACCGATTTTGCCAATTGATTCAGAGAGTCAGCAATGA